Proteins from one Pseudoalteromonas rubra genomic window:
- a CDS encoding serine protease: MESTIKKALLFTLASSSLTGIAFAKEKLPLEPRAAMDDVRIVGGGETIPFAYPFMGSLQVYNGERFRHYCGSSLIAPNKVLTAAHCVEGWSASDFAVKFGGHDLTDESQGQLYQVTDIVMHERYHDTYTYNNDIAILTLAEAVEGVEPIELADEEMRHSYVVGENFKVMGWGALHAGGPSPDKLHEVDVPYISNEVCNDEKHYDGQISDSMICAGFDEGGKDSCQGDSGGPLIVNRDNRWIQVGVVSWGEGCASEFKPGVYADVAVLNTWVNRNQQYAGFEPDQFMIADKPDSTVSVSLKNKSDSAVEIAGILLSDESAGVTVASENCTTTALAPGQHCDVSIATTNSTKIGAFTLNAELVNQGVSSRGYTYRYEKIPASQVDINAHMSSEPIVQWYTGSDAAWLLSEEVAEDNTQTPILVSGDITDREETPNLPASSQKSILMGEINHGLALGVDFEYLISSELSYDFFNVYINGEQVLRQSGESYVYEQASFELNEGPNTLILEYIKDASVSEGNDNVTLKAFNVRMRENLSPTIKLAQTNLSVRSGMGITLDATGTADPEGDNYALAWTEMSAPEVVLSSEEAFKPIAPVVSETTTQTYEVTATDEFGAASKQRVSVTIDENKQPVITVAQTNIEVRGGLEFTLDASGTTDPEGDALSYTWVNRSGDGTTPVAETAVVKLKADEDLVGKTLVYEVVVQDEFGAKSGQLVTVAIAKNSAPQVVLTASSTLVASGQNIELNASASVDPEGDALTFNWEQVSGTSVTVSGSNAQLSVAAPSVNQNEVLEFAVTVTDEFGASSTQNIQVTVKQPEKDSGSFGSLALLLMPLALFTRRRKK; encoded by the coding sequence ATGGAATCGACAATAAAAAAAGCACTCTTATTCACTTTAGCGTCTTCCTCACTAACGGGGATTGCATTCGCTAAGGAGAAGTTACCACTTGAACCTCGCGCCGCAATGGATGATGTCAGGATTGTTGGTGGGGGCGAAACAATCCCATTTGCCTACCCTTTTATGGGGAGTTTGCAAGTCTATAATGGCGAAAGATTTCGTCACTATTGTGGCTCTTCGCTTATTGCACCAAACAAAGTGCTGACCGCAGCGCACTGTGTTGAAGGCTGGAGTGCAAGTGATTTTGCCGTTAAGTTTGGTGGCCATGACCTTACCGACGAGAGTCAGGGGCAGCTTTACCAAGTGACGGATATCGTAATGCATGAGCGCTATCACGATACTTACACCTATAATAATGATATTGCGATTCTGACCCTGGCAGAGGCGGTCGAAGGGGTTGAACCAATTGAGCTGGCTGACGAAGAAATGAGACACAGCTATGTGGTGGGTGAGAACTTTAAAGTGATGGGGTGGGGCGCATTGCATGCGGGTGGCCCATCACCAGATAAACTACATGAAGTAGACGTGCCCTATATCTCAAACGAAGTCTGTAATGACGAAAAACACTACGATGGTCAAATCTCAGACAGTATGATTTGCGCCGGTTTTGACGAGGGTGGCAAAGACTCTTGTCAGGGCGACAGTGGAGGTCCGTTGATTGTTAATCGCGATAACCGCTGGATCCAGGTTGGTGTGGTTAGTTGGGGAGAAGGCTGTGCTTCTGAATTTAAACCCGGCGTATATGCTGATGTAGCGGTGTTAAACACTTGGGTGAATCGTAACCAACAATATGCAGGTTTTGAACCCGACCAGTTTATGATTGCAGATAAACCTGACTCCACAGTGTCTGTCAGCTTGAAAAATAAGTCAGATAGTGCTGTTGAAATTGCAGGCATTTTGTTGTCTGATGAGTCTGCTGGCGTGACTGTCGCATCTGAAAATTGTACGACTACCGCACTGGCGCCTGGTCAGCACTGTGATGTGTCCATCGCGACAACCAATAGTACCAAAATCGGTGCGTTCACATTGAATGCTGAGCTGGTAAATCAGGGGGTTTCGTCAAGAGGCTATACATATCGCTACGAGAAGATCCCGGCCAGTCAGGTAGACATCAATGCACATATGTCGTCTGAGCCTATTGTACAATGGTACACAGGGAGTGATGCAGCTTGGTTGCTCAGTGAAGAGGTTGCTGAAGACAATACCCAAACACCAATTTTGGTCAGTGGTGACATAACAGACAGAGAAGAAACTCCAAACCTACCTGCATCTTCACAAAAGTCGATCTTAATGGGGGAAATTAATCATGGGTTAGCCTTGGGTGTTGACTTTGAGTATCTGATTTCTTCAGAGCTTAGTTATGACTTTTTTAACGTCTACATTAACGGTGAGCAAGTACTTAGACAAAGCGGTGAATCGTATGTTTACGAACAGGCATCGTTTGAGCTGAATGAAGGGCCAAACACCCTGATTCTTGAGTACATCAAGGATGCGTCTGTTAGTGAAGGTAACGATAACGTTACTCTGAAAGCATTTAACGTAAGAATGCGTGAAAACCTGAGTCCTACTATCAAATTGGCACAAACCAACCTAAGTGTCAGAAGTGGTATGGGCATTACCTTAGACGCAACTGGTACAGCCGATCCTGAAGGTGATAACTATGCACTGGCCTGGACAGAGATGAGTGCGCCTGAGGTTGTTTTGAGCTCAGAGGAGGCATTTAAGCCAATTGCGCCTGTTGTCAGTGAAACGACCACTCAGACTTATGAAGTGACAGCCACTGACGAATTTGGTGCGGCTTCTAAACAACGTGTTTCAGTTACTATTGATGAGAACAAACAACCTGTTATCACGGTAGCGCAAACGAATATTGAAGTACGAGGCGGGCTGGAGTTTACTCTGGATGCCAGTGGCACGACGGATCCAGAAGGTGACGCGTTGTCTTATACCTGGGTAAATCGCTCAGGTGATGGCACGACCCCTGTCGCTGAAACAGCGGTTGTAAAACTCAAAGCGGATGAAGACTTAGTAGGCAAAACCTTGGTCTATGAAGTCGTTGTACAAGATGAGTTTGGTGCCAAGTCGGGGCAGCTTGTGACTGTTGCGATTGCTAAAAACAGTGCTCCGCAGGTTGTGTTAACTGCCAGCTCTACCCTGGTTGCATCGGGTCAGAACATTGAACTGAACGCGTCGGCTTCTGTTGATCCGGAAGGTGATGCGCTGACATTCAACTGGGAACAGGTATCTGGCACCAGCGTAACAGTATCCGGAAGCAATGCGCAATTGAGTGTAGCAGCGCCTTCAGTTAATCAGAACGAAGTACTTGAATTTGCCGTTACGGTAACGGATGAATTTGGCGCATCGTCAACACAGAATATCCAGGTTACCGTTAAGCAGCCAGAAAAAGACAGTGGTTCATTTGGTTCCCTTGCCTTGTTGCTGATGCCTTTGGCGTTGTTTACGCGTCGTAGGAAGAAGTAA